A stretch of the Pseudobacteriovorax antillogorgiicola genome encodes the following:
- a CDS encoding MBL fold metallo-hydrolase, translated as MRVHILGSGTSAGVPVIGCHCEVCQSTEPKNKRTRASIAVEVDGKTILIDTAPEMRLQVVRQGIEAIDAVFYTHMHADHAHGFDDLRAFWFHSKSVLPLYLMPEYEEELKTRFSYAFQDTGYRGAVPQVDVRIIDGDFDFQGLKIETARLHHGSVDSCAFKIGRFAYATDFKKFSEEQIESWRGKIDVMVASGIHFGEHYTHSVIPETLKLFEDLGVKAGYISHLAHEVEYLRDSERLPSFASLTYDGMIIDL; from the coding sequence ATGCGGGTTCATATTTTAGGTTCAGGAACATCAGCTGGAGTGCCGGTTATTGGCTGCCACTGCGAAGTTTGTCAAAGCACAGAACCTAAAAATAAGCGCACCCGCGCGTCGATAGCTGTAGAAGTTGATGGCAAGACTATACTCATCGATACAGCCCCTGAAATGCGACTCCAGGTGGTCAGGCAAGGTATCGAAGCCATCGACGCCGTATTTTATACCCACATGCATGCCGACCATGCTCATGGTTTCGATGACCTGAGAGCTTTTTGGTTTCACTCCAAAAGCGTACTTCCATTATATCTGATGCCGGAATACGAAGAGGAGCTAAAAACGCGCTTTTCCTATGCGTTTCAAGACACGGGTTATCGGGGTGCTGTCCCCCAAGTTGATGTCCGTATAATTGACGGAGACTTTGATTTTCAAGGGCTCAAAATCGAAACGGCCCGTCTGCATCACGGCTCGGTGGATTCATGCGCTTTCAAAATCGGTCGATTTGCTTATGCTACTGATTTTAAAAAATTTTCTGAAGAACAGATCGAAAGCTGGAGAGGCAAGATCGATGTGATGGTGGCTAGTGGTATCCACTTTGGTGAGCATTATACCCATAGTGTGATCCCCGAGACCCTGAAACTGTTCGAAGATTTAGGTGTAAAGGCTGGCTATATCTCACATTTGGCTCATGAAGTTGAGTACTTAAGAGACTCGGAGAGGCTGCCCTCGTTCGCCTCTCTAACCTACGACGGAATGATCATTGACCTGTAA
- a CDS encoding RecQ family ATP-dependent DNA helicase, giving the protein MSEVFGASEVSVESPEVLKALGVEGLRAFQAEAIQSVIDGRDTLVVAPTSGGKSFCYTVPAILKPGLVLVISPLIALMRDQIRELQKRNIRALALDSMQSPEEKAAVLETVRRDQVQVLFVSPERLALPSFRNFLSQTDLQLVAIDEAHCVNQWGLDFRPEYSRIASYLRDFYEGPKIALTATATAKDRQKIQDLLELAKPKIVTSQYARKNLSLKVFRSRSRDDHQNALLQGVLSTEGSGIVYVATRKLCNEIHESLRQAGVAVDRYHGGMFADQRTHAFNRFMNGEARVMVATKAFGMGINKKDIRFVFHGSLPGSIEAYTQEIGRAGRDGGPARCYLFFTSRDYHVQKFMIEKSFPSMESLKKVYALLEGVFERRPAIGEAELMSDLARRSGQAEDQIDMVLDFLYRDRVLKRMDFVRESWEDQGIDVMVALASEYPGIESICQDIDLRKKEKLDKLSAMYDLAKGEQDPEYYIERYFLR; this is encoded by the coding sequence GTGAGCGAAGTTTTTGGTGCGAGCGAGGTGAGCGTTGAATCCCCTGAAGTTCTTAAAGCTCTTGGAGTCGAGGGTTTGCGAGCTTTTCAAGCAGAGGCCATTCAATCGGTAATTGATGGCCGAGATACCCTAGTGGTGGCTCCCACCTCAGGAGGAAAGTCTTTCTGCTACACGGTTCCAGCGATTTTAAAACCAGGGTTGGTGCTGGTGATTTCTCCCTTGATCGCTCTTATGAGAGATCAGATCCGGGAGCTGCAAAAGCGCAATATCAGGGCTTTGGCGCTCGATAGCATGCAATCTCCCGAAGAGAAGGCGGCCGTGTTAGAAACTGTTCGTCGCGACCAGGTGCAGGTTCTTTTTGTGTCCCCTGAGAGGCTGGCTCTACCATCGTTTCGAAACTTTCTAAGCCAAACTGATCTGCAGCTTGTCGCTATTGATGAGGCCCATTGCGTGAATCAGTGGGGCTTAGACTTTCGTCCTGAGTACAGTCGGATCGCGTCGTATCTGAGAGACTTTTATGAAGGGCCAAAGATCGCTTTAACGGCCACGGCCACGGCCAAAGACAGGCAGAAGATTCAAGACTTATTAGAGCTGGCCAAGCCTAAGATTGTCACCAGTCAATATGCTCGCAAGAATCTAAGCCTTAAGGTGTTTCGCTCGCGAAGCAGAGATGATCACCAAAACGCGCTGTTACAAGGTGTGCTGTCGACTGAGGGCTCAGGCATTGTCTATGTTGCTACCCGGAAGCTTTGCAATGAGATTCATGAGTCTTTGCGTCAGGCGGGAGTCGCCGTGGATCGCTATCATGGGGGGATGTTTGCGGACCAAAGAACTCACGCATTTAATCGCTTTATGAATGGTGAGGCTCGGGTCATGGTGGCCACCAAGGCGTTTGGTATGGGGATCAATAAGAAAGATATTCGCTTTGTATTTCACGGAAGCCTGCCTGGGTCTATCGAGGCCTATACCCAAGAAATCGGTCGAGCAGGACGGGATGGAGGTCCTGCACGATGCTATTTATTCTTCACCTCTCGGGACTATCACGTTCAAAAGTTTATGATCGAAAAGTCGTTCCCAAGTATGGAGTCTCTTAAGAAAGTTTATGCCCTTCTCGAAGGGGTTTTTGAGCGGCGGCCTGCTATTGGTGAGGCTGAACTAATGTCTGACTTGGCTAGACGATCAGGTCAAGCTGAGGATCAAATCGATATGGTTCTCGACTTCTTATATCGCGATCGCGTCTTGAAGCGCATGGACTTTGTTCGCGAGTCTTGGGAAGATCAAGGTATCGATGTCATGGTCGCCTTGGCGAGTGAATACCCGGGGATTGAAAGTATTTGCCAAGATATCGACCTAAGAAAAAAAGAGAAGCTCGACAAGTTATCGGCCATGTACGATTTGGCAAAGGGTGAGCAAGATCCCGAATACTATATCGAACGCTATTTTCTAAGGTGA
- a CDS encoding aspartate kinase, producing the protein MALIVQKYGGTSVGSLERIRHVAKHIISQKKNGDQIVVVVSAMGKTTDELLKMALELSPKPPQREVDMLLSVGERITMSLLSIALNSDGVPTVSLTGSQSGILTDERHGNARIESILGDRIREGIRRDKVVIVAGFQGMSPRSKEITTLGRGGSDLTAIALSHSLKADRCEIYKDVDGICTADPRIARKAKVLPYLDWDSLCHLTWHGSGVIHCRASNLAKKESIPLEIRSSFNLDAPGTQIGPKKNMESARAHGIAHKDHLDQLRISQLKSTHLPKLLDWLWSEGSTPLYCQTQGDDIFLVVESKVRSAFEGFMQNLGGTLTTVAEDLSAITIVGEGFWQEPQILAKILDGLNCDIVLMDSKDSTVSLFLEQKDLEPTLSHIHNQLFS; encoded by the coding sequence GTGGCCCTCATAGTTCAAAAATACGGCGGAACCTCAGTCGGTAGCCTAGAGCGCATCCGTCATGTGGCGAAGCATATCATCTCACAAAAGAAAAATGGAGATCAGATCGTTGTGGTCGTTAGCGCCATGGGCAAAACGACGGACGAACTTCTAAAAATGGCCCTGGAACTTTCGCCCAAGCCTCCTCAACGGGAGGTCGATATGCTTCTTTCGGTAGGTGAGCGAATCACAATGTCTCTATTAAGTATCGCCCTTAATAGCGATGGAGTTCCCACGGTATCTTTGACGGGATCACAAAGTGGCATTCTTACTGACGAACGCCATGGCAATGCTCGGATTGAAAGTATTTTAGGTGACCGCATCCGGGAGGGTATCAGACGCGATAAAGTAGTCATTGTTGCTGGTTTTCAGGGCATGAGTCCTCGTAGCAAAGAAATCACAACCTTAGGCCGGGGCGGATCAGATCTCACCGCAATTGCCTTAAGCCATAGCCTAAAAGCCGATCGATGCGAGATCTACAAAGACGTGGATGGCATCTGCACCGCCGATCCCAGGATTGCTCGTAAAGCTAAGGTGCTGCCCTACTTAGATTGGGATAGCCTCTGCCACTTGACCTGGCATGGATCAGGAGTGATTCACTGTCGAGCTAGCAATTTGGCCAAGAAAGAATCGATTCCCTTGGAGATACGTTCCAGCTTTAACCTTGATGCCCCAGGCACACAAATAGGACCTAAGAAAAATATGGAATCAGCACGAGCCCATGGCATTGCCCACAAGGACCACCTTGATCAGCTCCGCATCAGTCAGCTAAAAAGCACTCACTTACCAAAACTCCTTGATTGGCTTTGGTCTGAAGGCAGTACACCTCTATATTGCCAAACTCAGGGCGATGATATTTTCTTGGTGGTGGAAAGTAAGGTACGCTCAGCCTTTGAAGGATTTATGCAGAACTTAGGCGGGACACTCACCACAGTGGCAGAAGACCTATCCGCTATAACCATTGTTGGCGAAGGCTTTTGGCAGGAACCACAGATTCTTGCCAAGATCCTAGACGGGCTAAACTGCGACATTGTCTTGATGGATAGTAAGGACAGCACAGTGAGCCTATTTTTAGAACAGAAGGACTTAGAGCCCACTCTCAGCCATATTCATAATCAGCTGTTTTCTTAG
- a CDS encoding GTP-binding protein: MAFTNLETKEINCKVLYFGPKGAGKTANFASIFQQSQTKLHQGRFELDADEQPFFEFIPISLGHLKEFHVKLHLYTLPANPLYETVHSVMLKGLDGFVFVFDSRLSSMRENLKNWLETKELLSREGYNMLTLPRVLQYNKRDHPEAVSLDVLRHELNPGGTTDIESSAINSVGTMETVHQVAQKILDQLAQP; the protein is encoded by the coding sequence ATGGCCTTTACCAACTTGGAAACCAAGGAAATAAACTGCAAGGTTCTATATTTTGGACCCAAGGGTGCTGGTAAAACGGCTAACTTTGCTTCAATTTTTCAGCAAAGCCAAACTAAGTTGCACCAGGGTCGATTTGAATTAGATGCTGATGAGCAACCCTTTTTTGAATTTATTCCTATCAGCTTGGGGCATCTCAAAGAGTTTCATGTCAAGCTCCACCTCTACACACTTCCAGCTAATCCACTTTATGAAACTGTTCATTCAGTAATGTTAAAGGGTCTCGATGGGTTTGTTTTTGTTTTCGATAGCCGCTTAAGTTCTATGAGGGAAAATCTTAAAAACTGGCTCGAAACGAAGGAGCTTCTGAGTCGCGAGGGTTATAACATGCTCACGCTGCCACGGGTTTTACAGTATAACAAACGAGACCATCCTGAAGCTGTTTCCCTTGATGTCTTGCGCCATGAGTTGAACCCAGGGGGCACAACGGACATTGAAAGTTCGGCCATCAACTCTGTAGGGACTATGGAAACAGTTCATCAGGTCGCTCAGAAAATACTTGATCAACTAGCACAGCCCTAG
- the dnaX gene encoding DNA polymerase III subunit gamma/tau — protein sequence MSYQSLARKYRPRHFQDMVGQDAITKALANAIRLKRIPQGVIFSGVRGIGKTTTARLYAKALNCEQGPTAEPCNQCESCLAINDGNHEDVLEIDGASNTSVDDVRALQETLEYVPQRSPYKIYIIDEVHMLSQSAFNALLKTLEEPPQHVVFTFATTELQKVPETILSRCQTFHLKRLSLATITDRLKEILNQEKVAFEDHAIVTVAKEGRGSMRDALTFLDQVIALGDGQVTAASLKGLVNAASSQSYIDYIQALVERNGHGIIKIIDQWDERGIPLDDAVEEVAKFCRHGFVLKDLGLDALDTQLLGLAPTELEHLYRVADQSPSFDLNRIFRFLVKCRKDLDGSELDRFILENYSLEWCFDPGLPSLDDLKQLAEGKGSSPAKPESQQGSRPRQSAEDTSGTGNRSGASSGASLKQRWASAFAQDESKQTRPAAPIDTAPAPSPSPAKEPIVPQRNSEVQSGAARANSQFEPSSKLVMQKEAEAAPASGPPSSDAPPPRKKAISSVLQKIAASAEPKLTTDQPSAPQAAAPEPVPDQRGAASFPESWRALVDIWKSKMPLQGRILEETVPLAYSVDTIRVAVDPSSMAGAKLLHQEHRKRVVDGIRELFGFSGELLVESQESSVNQESSDEAPAPESLLQVRQKEEEAARQELFEELRQHPITQEALSVFGGKIDGIDMLDV from the coding sequence TTGTCTTACCAGTCCTTAGCCCGCAAGTATCGGCCTCGCCATTTCCAAGATATGGTTGGTCAAGATGCAATCACCAAAGCCCTCGCCAATGCTATTCGTTTGAAGCGAATTCCTCAGGGAGTGATCTTCTCAGGGGTCCGTGGTATCGGCAAGACAACCACAGCGCGGCTTTATGCTAAGGCTTTGAATTGCGAGCAAGGACCTACAGCTGAGCCGTGCAATCAATGCGAGAGCTGCCTTGCAATTAACGACGGTAATCACGAAGACGTTCTAGAGATTGATGGCGCATCCAACACCAGTGTCGATGATGTTAGAGCCCTGCAAGAAACCTTGGAATACGTTCCACAGCGCTCTCCCTATAAGATTTACATTATCGATGAAGTGCATATGCTGTCGCAGAGTGCCTTCAATGCCTTGCTCAAGACATTAGAAGAGCCGCCGCAGCATGTGGTGTTCACTTTTGCAACTACAGAGCTGCAAAAGGTCCCCGAGACGATTCTCAGTCGTTGCCAAACCTTTCATTTGAAGCGTTTGAGCTTGGCAACCATTACCGACCGCCTCAAAGAAATTCTGAATCAAGAGAAAGTGGCGTTTGAGGATCACGCGATTGTCACAGTGGCGAAGGAAGGTCGTGGCTCCATGCGGGATGCCTTAACCTTTTTGGATCAAGTGATTGCCCTTGGCGATGGTCAGGTGACGGCTGCCTCTCTCAAAGGTTTGGTCAATGCAGCGTCTTCTCAATCCTATATCGACTATATCCAAGCCCTAGTGGAACGCAATGGCCACGGGATCATTAAAATTATAGATCAGTGGGATGAGCGTGGCATTCCACTTGATGATGCGGTGGAAGAGGTGGCTAAGTTTTGTCGCCATGGTTTCGTTTTGAAGGACTTGGGGCTCGATGCTCTCGATACACAACTCTTGGGGCTTGCACCTACAGAGCTAGAGCATCTTTATAGAGTTGCTGATCAATCGCCCAGCTTCGACTTGAACAGGATTTTTAGGTTCCTTGTTAAATGTCGCAAAGACTTGGATGGCTCGGAACTAGATCGCTTTATTTTAGAAAATTACAGTCTTGAGTGGTGCTTTGACCCTGGCTTGCCTTCTCTGGATGATCTCAAGCAGCTTGCTGAGGGTAAGGGCTCTAGCCCTGCAAAACCGGAAAGCCAACAGGGCTCACGGCCGAGGCAGTCAGCAGAAGATACTTCTGGGACTGGGAACCGCTCTGGAGCGTCTTCTGGCGCGAGCCTGAAGCAACGCTGGGCTAGTGCCTTTGCTCAGGACGAATCTAAACAAACCCGTCCTGCAGCTCCCATCGACACTGCTCCAGCGCCATCACCTTCCCCTGCTAAAGAGCCTATAGTGCCTCAGAGGAATAGCGAAGTACAATCTGGAGCAGCTCGTGCCAATTCACAATTTGAGCCATCCTCCAAGTTGGTGATGCAAAAAGAGGCCGAGGCAGCGCCGGCGTCGGGCCCTCCAAGCTCAGATGCGCCGCCACCTAGAAAGAAGGCTATATCATCGGTCCTTCAAAAAATTGCTGCTTCAGCAGAGCCTAAGCTAACAACGGATCAACCATCTGCACCCCAAGCGGCTGCCCCAGAGCCAGTGCCGGATCAGAGGGGGGCGGCGAGCTTTCCTGAAAGTTGGCGGGCTCTCGTTGACATCTGGAAATCAAAGATGCCGCTTCAGGGGCGTATTTTAGAGGAAACTGTCCCACTGGCCTACTCAGTGGACACCATTCGCGTCGCTGTTGATCCCAGCAGCATGGCTGGAGCGAAGCTTCTCCACCAAGAGCATCGCAAGAGAGTTGTGGATGGGATTCGCGAGTTATTTGGCTTTTCCGGGGAGCTGTTGGTAGAAAGCCAAGAGTCCAGCGTCAATCAGGAAAGTTCTGATGAGGCTCCAGCCCCAGAATCTCTGCTCCAAGTCAGGCAGAAAGAAGAAGAGGCAGCTCGGCAGGAGCTGTTCGAAGAACTGCGCCAACATCCGATAACCCAGGAGGCACTTTCCGTTTTTGGTGGTAAGATAGACGGAATCGATATGCTAGATGTCTAG
- the ggt gene encoding gamma-glutamyltransferase encodes MKIFTCTLLLLGITSCAHNIIQGEPLGTHPPRGINPERDAYIADGKKGMVATAHPLATQAGVEILKLGGNAVDAAVAVSMAISVVRPQSTGIGGGGFLLHYDSNTTDVVAYDFREVAPLKASRDMFLDKDKNPKDFVYKKKTVPNASVNGHLSVGVPGLIRGLWDIHRIHGSLPWNRLVEPAIRLAEDGFKVYPNLAKAIERRAQVLQAFPATAKIFFPDGKPLKAGEVLIQADLAKTLKAIRDNGDKGFYSGWVAEKIIAEMKDGGGLITQKDLDSYKMVVRQAIQSSFRNFELASMPPPSSGGVHIAQMLNILEGTEMGKIPLDSPRYIQLLVESMRRAYADRAKYLGDPDFVSIPVKGLISKEYAAALRKELPLDKAGDSKVIGAGNPVPYESPSTTHFSIVDQWGNGVSSTQTINYTFGSGVVAAGTGILLNDEMDDFSKKPGVPNAFGLVGSKANEVQPNKRMLSSMSPSFIFQGSRLVGIVGSPGGSRIINATFQTILHRYVYGMSPEDAVHGYRIHHQWLPDMVFVENSFLPLQTSKSLEELGYDIKSTPYPIGDIQAVFRDGDEWIGVSDTRGDGQPMGY; translated from the coding sequence ATGAAAATTTTTACCTGCACACTCCTCCTCCTAGGAATCACATCCTGCGCTCATAATATTATCCAAGGAGAGCCCCTTGGCACCCATCCGCCACGAGGAATCAACCCCGAAAGGGACGCCTACATAGCTGATGGTAAAAAAGGCATGGTAGCTACTGCACACCCCCTCGCAACCCAGGCCGGGGTGGAGATACTAAAGCTAGGTGGCAATGCCGTAGATGCTGCCGTTGCCGTATCCATGGCAATCTCTGTGGTAAGACCTCAGTCTACTGGAATTGGGGGAGGGGGCTTTCTCCTTCACTATGACAGCAATACCACCGATGTTGTTGCCTATGACTTTCGGGAGGTCGCTCCGCTTAAAGCTAGTCGGGACATGTTTCTCGATAAGGATAAGAACCCAAAAGATTTCGTCTACAAGAAAAAGACGGTTCCGAACGCTTCTGTCAATGGCCATCTTTCAGTAGGGGTTCCTGGGCTTATTCGCGGCCTCTGGGACATTCATCGAATCCACGGCTCCCTACCATGGAATAGGCTCGTAGAGCCAGCGATCCGCTTGGCTGAAGACGGCTTCAAAGTCTACCCTAACCTTGCTAAAGCCATCGAGAGGAGAGCCCAGGTTCTTCAGGCGTTCCCTGCCACAGCTAAGATCTTTTTTCCTGATGGCAAGCCTTTGAAAGCGGGAGAAGTCCTGATCCAAGCCGACCTCGCCAAAACCCTCAAGGCCATCAGAGATAACGGCGACAAAGGCTTCTACAGCGGCTGGGTTGCAGAGAAGATTATTGCTGAAATGAAAGACGGCGGCGGCTTGATCACACAAAAAGACCTGGACAGCTATAAGATGGTGGTCCGGCAGGCCATTCAATCAAGCTTTCGCAACTTTGAACTAGCTTCCATGCCACCTCCATCTTCTGGCGGCGTTCATATCGCTCAGATGTTGAATATTTTAGAGGGCACCGAGATGGGAAAAATCCCTCTGGATTCCCCTCGTTACATACAGCTACTCGTGGAAAGCATGCGCCGCGCTTATGCAGATCGCGCGAAGTACCTGGGTGACCCCGACTTTGTTTCAATTCCGGTGAAAGGCCTCATCAGCAAGGAATATGCGGCCGCCCTACGGAAGGAGCTACCACTTGACAAAGCCGGCGACTCGAAAGTCATTGGCGCAGGAAACCCGGTTCCCTATGAGTCTCCATCAACAACCCACTTCAGCATCGTTGATCAATGGGGCAACGGCGTTTCATCCACACAAACGATCAACTATACCTTCGGATCTGGGGTCGTTGCAGCAGGCACTGGCATTCTACTAAACGACGAGATGGACGACTTCTCCAAAAAGCCTGGCGTTCCCAATGCCTTTGGGCTCGTGGGTAGCAAGGCAAACGAGGTTCAACCGAACAAAAGAATGCTGTCCTCCATGTCGCCATCATTTATCTTTCAAGGCTCCAGGTTGGTTGGCATTGTCGGGTCGCCAGGAGGCTCACGCATTATCAATGCAACGTTCCAGACCATTCTTCATCGCTATGTCTACGGGATGAGCCCCGAAGATGCTGTTCATGGCTACCGCATCCACCATCAGTGGTTGCCAGATATGGTATTTGTAGAGAACTCTTTCTTGCCTCTGCAGACCTCCAAAAGCTTGGAGGAGCTAGGCTATGATATCAAATCAACCCCTTATCCTATTGGCGATATTCAAGCCGTCTTTCGAGACGGGGACGAGTGGATTGGGGTGAGTGATACTCGTGGTGATGGCCAGCCTATGGGCTACTGA
- a CDS encoding 2-oxoglutarate dehydrogenase E1 component, with product MKGVIDEGKFTFANGTNAAFVDGLYKDYRNDPNSVDETWRKFFEGYEFALSGKPQDGGGNGDDAEANVESYINLYRRLGHLNAHLNPLDDSPTVRESFAPEDHGLGDVDMKRLFHPSNLPVKAVTFGEVQSLLQETYCGNIGADFRDINEIESVRWFQDKMERCRNKPEVDTSTKKRVFEKLIHAEGFEKFLQDRYLGQKRFSVEGLEALIPLLDMIATEAKAANVDEVCMGMAHRGRLNVLANFMGKPYELMLKEFEGSEIDSYGIDGDVKYHMGFANNIKTMTGASLRVYLSPNPSHLEAVNPVVEGFAKARQVMLGDEQQKGVMPILIHGDASFIGQGLVAETLNLSELESYKTGGTIHVITNNQVGFTTNPDEGRSCHYSSDIAKIVRAPVLHVNADDPEAVIWTAQMAVAYRQKFQRDVVIDLIGYRRHGHNETDEPGFTQPQMYKKIKKHPTVLKIYGDKLVKEGVLTEDQVSSSMKEFRAKLQDCLNRVRGEKVEVLTTTPKELESSTKLVKAELSETFNQIDTAIKPDVIKTIVEKVTSFPDSFKPHPKVAKLFKNRKAMIDGDGKIDWGLAEVLAFGSLALEGKHVRLSGQDCRRGTFSHRHAVIRDYETGAELHTLNQLSDKQEFVEVINSPLSEQGVLGFEFGYSVANREALVMWEAQFGDFSNGGQIIIDQFLAASEAKWKQASGLVLLLPHGYEGMGPEHSSARPERFLQLCGDNNMQVANLTTPAQLFHILRRQLHRPYRKPLVIMTPKSLLRHPECVSAVKDFTEGYFTEVIDDQFIQDKGSVERVVFCTGKIFYELDKARRDDDNQKVAIVRVEQLYPFPEEQVDKILKEYSKAKEVLWTQEEPSNMGAWTAIRHKIKQLSTRERSFRYSGRTSAGTTAEGSSKSHNIEQQRIIEDALTVGSKPGKKRASSK from the coding sequence ATGAAGGGTGTAATTGACGAGGGAAAGTTTACGTTTGCCAATGGCACGAACGCTGCGTTCGTGGATGGTCTTTACAAGGACTATCGCAACGATCCAAACAGCGTAGATGAAACGTGGCGTAAATTCTTTGAAGGGTATGAGTTTGCACTTTCCGGCAAACCGCAGGATGGTGGTGGCAATGGCGACGATGCCGAAGCCAATGTGGAATCATACATCAACCTTTACAGGCGCCTTGGCCATCTCAACGCTCACTTGAATCCTCTCGATGACAGCCCCACGGTGCGAGAGTCCTTTGCTCCTGAGGATCACGGTCTGGGTGATGTGGACATGAAGAGACTCTTCCATCCATCGAACCTACCTGTGAAGGCAGTGACCTTTGGCGAAGTACAGAGCCTGCTGCAAGAAACATACTGCGGCAATATTGGAGCTGATTTTCGTGATATAAACGAGATCGAGTCTGTGCGCTGGTTTCAAGATAAGATGGAGCGTTGCCGGAATAAGCCCGAAGTCGATACCTCAACGAAAAAGCGTGTATTTGAGAAGTTAATCCATGCGGAAGGCTTCGAAAAGTTTCTCCAGGATCGATACCTGGGTCAGAAGCGCTTCTCGGTGGAAGGGCTGGAGGCCTTGATCCCACTTCTTGACATGATTGCGACTGAGGCAAAGGCTGCCAATGTTGATGAAGTATGTATGGGTATGGCTCATCGAGGCCGACTCAACGTGCTGGCTAACTTCATGGGCAAGCCTTATGAGCTGATGCTCAAGGAGTTCGAAGGCAGCGAAATTGATTCTTATGGCATCGACGGTGATGTGAAGTATCACATGGGCTTTGCTAATAATATCAAAACTATGACAGGTGCTAGCCTAAGAGTTTACCTCTCTCCCAACCCAAGTCACTTGGAAGCGGTAAACCCTGTGGTGGAAGGTTTTGCTAAGGCACGGCAAGTTATGCTTGGCGACGAGCAGCAGAAGGGTGTGATGCCAATTCTTATTCATGGGGATGCTTCATTTATCGGCCAAGGCTTGGTCGCTGAAACTCTTAACCTTTCCGAACTTGAGTCCTACAAGACCGGTGGCACGATCCACGTCATCACCAACAACCAGGTTGGCTTTACCACCAATCCAGACGAGGGACGATCATGTCACTACAGCTCTGATATCGCAAAAATCGTGAGAGCACCTGTGCTTCATGTGAATGCAGACGATCCTGAAGCTGTGATATGGACTGCTCAAATGGCAGTTGCTTACCGGCAGAAGTTCCAACGAGATGTGGTGATCGACCTTATAGGCTATCGTCGACACGGACATAACGAAACAGATGAGCCAGGCTTCACACAGCCTCAGATGTATAAGAAAATCAAAAAGCATCCTACCGTACTTAAGATTTACGGGGATAAGCTTGTTAAGGAAGGGGTTCTTACTGAAGATCAAGTTAGCTCATCCATGAAGGAATTCCGAGCTAAGCTTCAGGATTGCCTGAATCGCGTCCGCGGTGAAAAGGTCGAAGTTCTCACCACCACTCCAAAAGAGCTAGAAAGTAGCACCAAGTTGGTGAAAGCGGAGCTAAGCGAGACTTTCAATCAGATCGACACTGCTATCAAACCCGATGTCATCAAGACTATCGTTGAGAAAGTGACCAGCTTTCCAGACAGTTTCAAGCCGCACCCGAAAGTGGCTAAGTTATTCAAGAACCGCAAGGCTATGATCGATGGCGACGGCAAGATCGATTGGGGGCTCGCAGAAGTTCTTGCCTTTGGCTCTCTAGCCCTTGAAGGTAAACATGTTCGCCTCTCGGGGCAGGACTGTCGGAGAGGAACGTTCTCCCATCGTCACGCGGTGATCCGCGACTATGAAACTGGTGCTGAGTTACACACTTTGAACCAACTTTCAGACAAGCAAGAATTCGTCGAGGTGATTAACAGCCCGCTTTCTGAGCAAGGAGTACTTGGTTTTGAGTTTGGTTACTCAGTTGCGAACCGAGAAGCTTTGGTCATGTGGGAAGCCCAGTTTGGTGACTTCAGCAATGGTGGGCAAATCATAATCGATCAGTTTTTAGCTGCTTCAGAAGCTAAGTGGAAGCAAGCGTCAGGCTTGGTCTTGCTCTTACCTCATGGCTACGAAGGGATGGGGCCGGAGCACTCTAGCGCGCGCCCAGAACGATTCTTGCAGCTATGTGGTGACAACAATATGCAGGTGGCGAATCTAACAACGCCAGCGCAGCTATTCCATATCTTGCGCCGACAATTGCATCGGCCTTATCGCAAGCCTCTTGTGATCATGACTCCTAAAAGCCTTCTGAGACATCCAGAGTGTGTTTCTGCGGTAAAAGACTTCACAGAGGGCTACTTTACAGAAGTTATCGACGACCAGTTTATCCAAGATAAAGGCTCTGTCGAGCGGGTGGTTTTCTGTACTGGAAAGATCTTCTATGAATTGGACAAGGCCCGTCGCGATGATGACAATCAGAAAGTTGCGATTGTTCGTGTTGAGCAGCTCTATCCATTCCCAGAGGAGCAAGTGGATAAGATCCTTAAAGAGTACAGTAAGGCAAAAGAAGTGCTATGGACGCAGGAAGAACCCTCCAATATGGGTGCATGGACTGCTATTCGCCACAAGATCAAGCAGCTCTCAACGAGAGAGCGGTCATTCCGCTACAGCGGTCGTACGAGCGCTGGTACCACAGCAGAGGGTAGTAGTAAATCTCACAACATTGAGCAGCAGCGTATCATCGAAGACGCTTTAACAGTTGGCTCTAAGCCGGGTAAGAAGCGAGCTAGTAGCAAGTAG